The Faecalibacterium sp. I3-3-33 DNA window CCGATGAAGTCGGCCTGGATCTGGGTGTTGTAGTCGGTGTAGACCTTCAGCTCCACCTTGCAGTTGTGGTCAGCCTCAAAGTTTTCCTTCAGCTTGTTGATGGCAGCGGTCTCCTGATCGTTGCCGCCCCAGATGCCGACCGTCACGGTGCGTCCGCCAAAATCCCCCTCGGCTGCACCGGCAGCAGTGCTGGAAGCCGCAGAGCTTGCAGCGGTGCTGGTGCTCTTGTCACCGCCGCAGGCGGTCAGAACGGAGGCAGCTGCCACAGCAGCGCACAGAGCGGACATCTTGATGAAAGTTCTTCTTCTCATTTTTGTATTCTCCTTATCGTTTTAAATTGGGCAGCATGGTTCACACAGTTCCCCTGCTGCGTCGGACAATGGGATGGTTCACAACGTTTCCGTCAGCACAGCGGTGAAGGCGTGCTCGGTGCCGTTGACCGAAAGGGTGACCGGAGCCGTTGCCGTCAGGTTCGTCACCTTCAGGGCGGTCTTGTCGATCTCCACATGGAGCTTCTGGCCCTTCCAGTAGATGTAGAAATCCAGTGCGCTCCACGCCTTCGGCAGCTTGGGGTCGATGCGCAGTCTGCCTTCCAGCATCCGCACGCCGCCAAAGCCGAACACCACGGACTGCCAGATGCCTGCGATGGATGCGGCGTGGATGCCGGCATCGCTGGTCTTCATGTTGGGGCCCATATCAATGGCTGCCGCCCGCCGGAACAGGTCGTATGCCATGGCACTGTCGCCCATGTCGTTTGCCAGAATGGTGTGGGTGGACAGCGACAGCGAGGAATCGTGCAGGGTGCGCGGCTCGTAGTAGTTCCAGTTGGCGCGCTTGGTTTCCAGATCGAACTGGTTTTCCAGCAGCAGGAACATGATCATAATGTCTGCCTGCTTGGACACCTGCATGTTGCAGATCTGGTGCTGGTTGAAGTCGCGGTAGATGCTGCCGATGTTCTGCTGGTTCTTGTACTTAGTCAGGTCGATCTGCTTCAGACTCAGGTAGGTCTTATCCTGCGGGATGACGCCGTCCTCGCGGGGCTTGGGCAGGTAGATGCGGGGCAGCTTTTCGGCCCACTGTGCTTCCACCCGGGGCAGGTCCAGCTTTTCAGCCAGATGTGCGTACAGCTCCGGCTTCTCCTGCTTCAGCTTCTTGGCGTATTCCATAGCCTTGCGGATGTTCCACGCCGCCATATTGTTGGTGAACGCGTTGTCGTCCACATGCTCTTTGTACTCATCGGGGCCCACCACATCGTTGATGTGCAGCAGCCCGTCCGTGCCTTCCTCCAGACGGCTGACCCAGAACTTTGCAGTATCCAGGATCAGCTCATAGCCGCAGTTGTCCATGAACTCCTGATCGCCGGTGACGGTGTAGTACTGCCATGCGCCAAAAGCCACATCAGCGGTGATGTGCTGCTCAATGAAGCCGGACCAGATCTTGATAGGCAGGCCGGTGATGATGTCTGCAGCACCCCATACCGGGGTCACTTCGCCATCATCGATCCATGCGGCTTCCCACGGGAACTGTGCGCCCTCGTAGTGGTTGGCGGCAGCCTTCTTGTGGGCACCGGTCAGCCCCAGAAAACGGTACTCTTCCAGACTGCGGGCGATCTCCGGTGCCGAGTAGATGAAGTAGGGCAGAATGAACATCTCGGTGTCCCAGAAG harbors:
- a CDS encoding glycoside hydrolase family 65 protein, whose protein sequence is MTNTNMDYSKASEWKVIERAFDPECLGKCEAIMCQGNGYLGLRNATDEFNAGEQRNLFVAGTFNKFDDNEVTELPNAADVTRLNLRLDGVRFNLQYGKTLDYSRELCLKNGETVRTVVWECPNGRQYRLEFRRFVSMQRKHVIAQKVSVTPLTADCTAMVVGGINGQMNNTGSQHFSEGEKRLYDGRVMQYTQTTSQSGIDFFLNTMFTFALDGETLDKKGFIVMDRRIIQQEFDLEIPAGKTLTFEKISNVFTSRDRSSEGKDFQQMQQISLEDLKEAAAAGYDALLCESAAAWNKLVWENVPVTIHSTDPVDQLAIRFAQYHLYVMTPAHDNRMNVAAKGLSGEAYKGHTFWDTEMFILPYFIYSAPEIARSLEEYRFLGLTGAHKKAAANHYEGAQFPWEAAWIDDGEVTPVWGAADIITGLPIKIWSGFIEQHITADVAFGAWQYYTVTGDQEFMDNCGYELILDTAKFWVSRLEEGTDGLLHINDVVGPDEYKEHVDDNAFTNNMAAWNIRKAMEYAKKLKQEKPELYAHLAEKLDLPRVEAQWAEKLPRIYLPKPREDGVIPQDKTYLSLKQIDLTKYKNQQNIGSIYRDFNQHQICNMQVSKQADIMIMFLLLENQFDLETKRANWNYYEPRTLHDSSLSLSTHTILANDMGDSAMAYDLFRRAAAIDMGPNMKTSDAGIHAASIAGIWQSVVFGFGGVRMLEGRLRIDPKLPKAWSALDFYIYWKGQKLHVEIDKTALKVTNLTATAPVTLSVNGTEHAFTAVLTETL